One window of Trinickia caryophylli genomic DNA carries:
- a CDS encoding MalY/PatB family protein — translation MKNDASTGGSVCVFDQVADRKQSNSMKWAIAEKLLSADEAAADPLPMWVADMDFRAPQPVIDALHEAMEHGIFGYPGGATDSYLDAVVGWQAKRFGWDVAKEWVVQTSGIITTLKTAVQAFSSPGDTVLIQPPVYAHFHNDVLMNGRHLTFAPLERTETGYRFNEKLFEAAIRDNTKLFILSHPHNPTGNVWSEGELRTMGEICLRHGVLVISDEIHQDLIVNPAKKHIPFASLGETFAQNSITCTAPSKTFNLPGLQSANVFVPNRRLRAELLRQYDRNMFPLVNTLGMVAAEAAYAHGEPWLEQMLGYLRVNHAHFRRAVNEMTPKVKVLPADSLYLAWMDCRGLGLDAQALDKFMLTKARLWLDKGQKFGIEGHGYMRVNLGCPRATVDEAINRLAAALTEG, via the coding sequence ATGAAAAACGACGCTTCGACCGGAGGCAGTGTTTGCGTATTCGATCAGGTGGCCGATCGCAAGCAATCGAACTCGATGAAATGGGCAATTGCGGAAAAATTGCTTTCGGCGGATGAAGCTGCGGCTGATCCCTTGCCGATGTGGGTCGCCGATATGGATTTCCGCGCGCCTCAGCCCGTGATCGACGCGCTGCACGAGGCCATGGAGCACGGCATCTTCGGGTACCCCGGCGGCGCAACCGACAGTTATCTCGATGCGGTCGTCGGCTGGCAAGCCAAGCGGTTCGGTTGGGACGTCGCGAAGGAATGGGTGGTGCAAACGTCGGGCATCATCACCACGTTGAAGACTGCCGTGCAGGCGTTTTCCTCGCCGGGCGACACGGTCCTGATCCAGCCTCCGGTGTATGCCCATTTCCATAACGACGTGTTGATGAACGGACGTCATCTGACGTTCGCCCCGCTGGAACGAACGGAGACGGGCTACCGCTTCAACGAAAAGCTGTTCGAAGCGGCGATCCGCGACAACACGAAGCTCTTCATCCTCAGCCATCCTCACAATCCGACGGGCAACGTCTGGTCCGAGGGCGAATTGCGCACGATGGGCGAGATCTGTTTGCGACATGGCGTGCTCGTCATATCCGACGAAATTCATCAGGACCTGATAGTCAATCCGGCAAAGAAACACATACCGTTCGCTTCGCTTGGCGAGACGTTTGCACAAAACAGCATCACCTGCACGGCGCCGAGCAAGACCTTCAACCTGCCGGGTCTGCAAAGCGCGAACGTATTCGTGCCGAACCGGCGTTTGCGAGCCGAACTGCTGCGCCAGTACGACAGGAACATGTTCCCGCTGGTGAATACGCTCGGCATGGTTGCGGCCGAGGCCGCCTATGCGCACGGTGAACCCTGGCTCGAACAGATGTTGGGCTATCTGCGCGTGAACCACGCTCACTTTCGCCGAGCCGTCAACGAGATGACTCCGAAGGTCAAGGTGCTGCCGGCGGACTCGCTCTATCTGGCCTGGATGGACTGCCGCGGCTTGGGGCTGGATGCCCAGGCACTCGACAAATTCATGCTGACCAAGGCGAGGCTTTGGCTCGACAAAGGCCAGAAGTTCGGCATCGAAGGGCATGGTTATATGCGCGTCAATCTCGGCTGCCCTCGCGCCACGGTCGATGAGGCGATCAACCGGCTCGCCGCGGCGTTGACGGAAGGCTGA
- a CDS encoding carboxymuconolactone decarboxylase family protein has product MMQDWNSYRAALLGRIGEYAGKNPDVVQGLATIENAAAKSGKLEPKVHELIALAVAVTTRCDGCISVHTKKAVEQGATLEEIAEALGVAIALNAGPALVYSARVLEAHAQLAGS; this is encoded by the coding sequence ATGATGCAAGACTGGAACAGCTACCGAGCCGCGTTGCTCGGGCGGATAGGCGAATATGCGGGGAAGAACCCGGACGTGGTGCAAGGCCTCGCAACGATCGAAAACGCCGCGGCGAAGAGCGGCAAGCTGGAACCGAAGGTACATGAGCTGATCGCGCTCGCGGTGGCTGTCACCACGCGATGCGATGGCTGCATTTCCGTGCATACGAAAAAGGCCGTCGAGCAGGGTGCCACGTTGGAGGAGATCGCCGAGGCGCTGGGCGTGGCTATCGCGCTGAACGCAGGTCCCGCACTGGTCTATTCGGCGAGAGTGCTTGAGGCGCACGCGCAACTGGCCGGTTCGTAA
- a CDS encoding alcohol dehydrogenase, whose translation MKSTYRAMQVARPGELELVERDIPAPGQGEVLIEVEACGVCGADASDIERADPTLATPRVPGHEVVGRIAAIGAGVPAIWSVGQRVGVGRLGGHCNECDACRRGQFQLCLNQPVLGATCDGGYAEMMVARATGLVSVPDELHAQEAAPILCAGLATFNALKKSGAEPGDLVAILGVGGLGHMAVQYARKMGFKVVAVGRGQDIEEDVLALGAHAYIDTNEHDGAAKLKEMGGAQAIVTTIGNTATVSAVMGGLAPQGRLIVLGTGKDPLPVATGQLVRGERSVMGSMTGSPYESEKTLRFSVLTDVRPMIETMPLEEAFAAYQRVKRGDVKFRMVLVMRKDA comes from the coding sequence GTGAAAAGTACCTATAGGGCCATGCAGGTGGCGAGGCCCGGCGAGCTGGAGTTGGTCGAGCGTGACATACCGGCCCCTGGCCAGGGTGAAGTCTTGATCGAAGTCGAAGCATGCGGCGTTTGCGGTGCCGATGCGTCCGATATAGAACGGGCCGATCCGACGTTGGCAACGCCACGCGTACCGGGCCATGAAGTCGTGGGCCGAATCGCCGCAATAGGCGCTGGGGTGCCCGCAATCTGGAGCGTAGGGCAGCGAGTGGGCGTGGGCCGCCTTGGCGGCCATTGCAACGAATGCGACGCATGCCGGCGCGGGCAATTCCAGCTTTGCCTTAACCAGCCGGTGCTGGGCGCGACATGCGACGGAGGCTATGCGGAGATGATGGTGGCACGCGCCACAGGGTTGGTTTCCGTTCCGGACGAACTCCATGCCCAGGAGGCCGCGCCCATCCTGTGCGCCGGCTTGGCCACCTTCAATGCGCTGAAGAAGTCCGGCGCGGAGCCCGGCGATCTCGTGGCGATACTCGGCGTTGGAGGACTCGGGCATATGGCCGTGCAATATGCTCGCAAAATGGGCTTCAAGGTGGTGGCGGTCGGACGCGGTCAGGATATCGAGGAAGATGTGTTGGCGCTGGGTGCCCATGCTTACATCGATACGAACGAGCATGACGGCGCGGCGAAACTCAAGGAAATGGGCGGTGCACAGGCAATCGTCACGACGATAGGCAATACGGCGACGGTGTCGGCCGTGATGGGCGGCCTTGCGCCTCAAGGCAGGCTGATCGTGCTCGGTACCGGAAAAGACCCGTTGCCGGTCGCAACGGGCCAACTCGTGCGCGGCGAACGCAGCGTCATGGGGTCGATGACGGGGTCGCCCTATGAAAGCGAGAAGACGCTGAGATTCAGCGTACTGACAGACGTGCGGCCCATGATCGAGACGATGCCACTGGAAGAAGCCTTTGCTGCCTATCAGCGAGTGAAGCGAGGCGATGTCAAGTTCCGGATGGTGCTGGTCATGAGAAAAGACGCCTAG
- a CDS encoding LysE/ArgO family amino acid transporter has product MDTILPTPLPTLFGQSLLIGLSIAAPVGQIGLLAIQRTLQRGPRAGLATGLGAAFADAVYGAIGAFGVTGLIGWLLSLRLWLGLFGGAFLLWLAWRIATQPAARGMGDHAPPGTLLHYVAGTFVLTLSNPTTILSFMAVFGALAGHAPTTSPWVMIAGVLLGSALWWLILSSCVGWLRERFDARWQRAVNLCSAGMLAGLGLWQLGQILA; this is encoded by the coding sequence ATGGATACCATTTTGCCAACCCCTTTGCCCACGCTGTTCGGCCAATCGCTACTGATCGGCCTATCGATCGCGGCGCCTGTCGGACAAATCGGATTACTAGCGATCCAGCGCACGTTGCAACGCGGCCCGCGTGCCGGGCTGGCCACGGGCTTGGGTGCCGCATTCGCGGATGCCGTGTACGGTGCCATCGGGGCCTTCGGCGTCACCGGACTGATCGGCTGGCTGCTGAGCCTGAGGCTGTGGCTGGGGCTGTTCGGCGGCGCCTTTCTGCTATGGCTGGCCTGGCGCATCGCTACGCAGCCGGCCGCGCGCGGCATGGGCGACCACGCGCCGCCCGGCACCCTGCTGCACTACGTCGCGGGCACCTTCGTACTGACGCTGTCGAACCCCACCACCATCCTGTCGTTCATGGCGGTGTTCGGCGCATTGGCAGGACACGCGCCTACCACCTCGCCCTGGGTCATGATCGCGGGCGTTCTGCTGGGCTCCGCACTCTGGTGGTTGATCCTCTCGAGCTGCGTGGGCTGGTTGCGCGAGCGTTTCGACGCGCGTTGGCAACGCGCCGTCAACCTTTGC
- a CDS encoding LysR family transcriptional regulator has translation MLDRQQLAVLLEVDRLGSVTAAAERLNVTQSALSHMVRKMEEQHGVQIWTKNGRALRFTQAGEYLIALAQRVLPQIDHAERVLVDFAQGRRGALRVGMECHPCQKWLSRLTPRYLAAWPDVDFDVRTAFRFDGVAALAGHEIDLLVTPDPVDLPDIRFTPVIDYELVLVVHEAHPLAARAFAQPRDLLGEELITVPVSEDRLDIYTRFLIPAHCKPKSHRTAEATDLMLQLVAAGRGVSVLPDWLVHEEGAELPIRAVQLGKRGIGKSINLGVRRGEEAIAYIAGFVAIAREMGVSRA, from the coding sequence ATGCTGGATCGCCAACAACTGGCCGTGCTGCTGGAAGTCGACCGGCTGGGGAGCGTCACCGCAGCCGCGGAGCGACTCAACGTTACCCAGTCGGCCCTCTCGCATATGGTTAGAAAAATGGAGGAGCAGCACGGCGTCCAGATCTGGACCAAGAACGGCCGTGCGCTTCGCTTTACCCAGGCCGGGGAATACCTGATCGCTTTGGCGCAGCGCGTGTTGCCGCAGATCGATCACGCCGAGCGCGTGCTCGTCGATTTCGCGCAGGGCCGGCGCGGCGCGCTGCGCGTGGGCATGGAATGTCATCCATGCCAGAAGTGGCTCTCGCGATTGACGCCCCGTTACCTCGCCGCCTGGCCGGACGTCGACTTCGATGTGCGCACGGCCTTTCGCTTCGACGGCGTTGCCGCACTCGCAGGCCATGAAATCGACTTGCTCGTGACGCCAGACCCCGTCGACTTGCCCGACATTCGCTTTACGCCCGTTATCGACTACGAACTCGTGCTCGTCGTGCATGAAGCCCATCCGCTCGCGGCACGCGCCTTCGCTCAGCCCCGCGATCTGCTCGGCGAGGAGCTGATCACCGTTCCCGTCAGCGAAGACAGGCTCGACATCTATACACGTTTCCTCATCCCCGCCCATTGCAAGCCGAAGAGCCACAGGACCGCGGAAGCGACCGATCTCATGTTGCAACTCGTCGCGGCGGGACGTGGTGTTTCAGTACTGCCCGATTGGCTCGTGCATGAAGAGGGGGCCGAGCTGCCGATTCGTGCGGTGCAGCTCGGCAAGCGCGGCATCGGCAAGAGCATCAATCTTGGGGTGCGCCGCGGCGAAGAAGCTATCGCGTACATTGCCGGCTTCGTGGCAATCGCGCGGGAGATGGGGGTCAGTCGGGCGTAA
- a CDS encoding cupin domain-containing protein: MLVNTDFSRWAIVTPREYRWIASPQKGVERVMLERVGTEEARATSIVRYLPHSHFPQHNHPEGEEVLVLSGVFSEGDTHYPAGWYLRNPPGSSHRPSSEEGAVIFVKLRQMLPDERRSVRIDTRHPASWRRSHGQDVCLLFSNDLEHVCLRRLAPGEIVLPDSRRRTELLVLAGEALIGAASYGRGSWIRSPRGAQPMISAGARGATLYLKTTEVVDQELGA; encoded by the coding sequence GTGCTGGTGAACACAGATTTCTCGCGCTGGGCGATCGTTACGCCGCGCGAATACCGATGGATCGCCTCCCCACAGAAGGGAGTCGAACGCGTCATGCTGGAGCGCGTCGGCACAGAGGAGGCCCGCGCGACCAGCATCGTGCGTTACCTCCCTCATTCGCATTTTCCTCAGCACAACCATCCTGAGGGCGAGGAGGTTTTGGTTCTGTCGGGTGTCTTCTCCGAGGGCGACACGCATTACCCAGCCGGCTGGTATCTACGCAATCCGCCTGGATCGAGTCATCGCCCGTCCAGCGAGGAGGGCGCCGTCATCTTCGTCAAGCTTCGACAAATGCTGCCCGACGAGCGTCGCAGTGTCCGGATCGATACGCGTCATCCGGCATCGTGGCGGCGTTCGCATGGCCAGGACGTCTGCCTGTTGTTCTCGAACGACCTGGAGCATGTTTGCCTTCGGCGCCTGGCGCCCGGAGAAATCGTGTTGCCCGATTCGCGGCGCCGCACCGAATTGCTGGTATTGGCCGGAGAGGCGCTGATCGGGGCGGCATCCTACGGGCGCGGCAGCTGGATCAGGTCGCCAAGAGGGGCGCAGCCAATGATCTCGGCCGGCGCACGCGGCGCCACGCTTTATCTGAAGACAACCGAAGTGGTTGACCAGGAACTCGGAGCATAG
- a CDS encoding Lrp/AsnC family transcriptional regulator codes for MTEPLQLDAKAWALLMALQEDGRAPLKTLAQAAGLSVPATVERLKRLKESGVVRSIGAELDPELAGYHVRAIVGITVQQPGKKAFLDKLRRAPEVLECHHVAGADSYIVTVVSPSLEELERFLGSINGYGETRTSIVFSTPVPRRGLVAPGSSR; via the coding sequence ATGACCGAACCGCTTCAACTCGATGCCAAAGCCTGGGCACTGCTGATGGCGTTGCAGGAGGATGGCCGCGCACCGCTGAAGACACTGGCACAGGCAGCCGGCTTGTCAGTGCCCGCCACGGTGGAGCGGCTCAAGCGGTTGAAAGAGTCCGGCGTGGTGCGCTCGATAGGCGCCGAACTCGATCCCGAGCTGGCCGGCTACCACGTGCGCGCGATCGTTGGCATTACCGTACAGCAACCCGGCAAGAAGGCGTTCCTGGACAAGCTGCGCCGCGCCCCGGAGGTGCTGGAATGTCATCACGTCGCCGGCGCCGATTCCTACATCGTGACCGTGGTGTCTCCCAGCCTCGAAGAGTTGGAGCGCTTTCTTGGCTCCATCAACGGCTACGGCGAGACCCGCACGTCGATTGTTTTCTCCACTCCCGTCCCGCGCCGCGGCTTGGTTGCGCCGGGCTCGTCGCGATGA
- the gcvA gene encoding transcriptional regulator GcvA yields the protein MKSPVHLNALRAFEASARHQSFSAAAAELNVTPAAVGQLVRTLEEWLGTTVFHRTTSGRNRLIATEAAERALPDIRAGFDRLAIGLERLKEGSASGMLTVAVSPAFAAKWLLPRIERFQAAWPNTDVRLDTNLKPVDFVAQRVDIGVRYGTGSWPGLTAVRLMSEEVYPVCSPKLLLKRGRLQKPNGLARETLIHDLSMDSHTDFPTWDMWLQKAGVTSVDTKRGMKINNSAAVLQAAIEGHGVALARSVMANDDLATGRLVRLFPEIEFASPMAYYVVYRADCSGLPKLVAFRDWLLDEAAALPGERSH from the coding sequence ATGAAATCCCCGGTTCATCTGAATGCGTTGCGGGCATTCGAAGCCAGCGCCCGGCATCAAAGCTTTTCCGCCGCCGCCGCGGAATTGAACGTCACGCCCGCCGCGGTGGGGCAGCTCGTGCGCACCCTGGAGGAATGGCTCGGTACAACGGTATTTCATCGCACGACAAGCGGGCGCAATCGCCTGATCGCTACCGAGGCGGCCGAGCGCGCTTTGCCCGACATCCGCGCGGGTTTCGACAGGCTCGCGATCGGGCTCGAGCGGCTCAAGGAGGGATCGGCCAGCGGGATGCTCACGGTGGCGGTCAGCCCCGCATTCGCTGCGAAGTGGCTGCTGCCTCGCATCGAGAGATTTCAGGCGGCGTGGCCCAACACGGACGTGCGTCTCGATACGAACCTGAAGCCTGTGGATTTCGTGGCTCAGCGCGTCGACATCGGCGTGCGCTACGGCACGGGAAGCTGGCCGGGACTGACCGCGGTCAGGTTGATGAGCGAGGAAGTCTATCCGGTGTGCTCGCCCAAGCTGTTGCTGAAGCGCGGCCGCCTACAAAAGCCAAATGGGCTCGCCCGCGAAACGTTGATCCACGATCTCTCGATGGACAGTCATACGGACTTTCCCACGTGGGATATGTGGCTGCAAAAAGCGGGGGTGACGAGCGTGGACACTAAACGTGGCATGAAGATCAACAACTCCGCCGCAGTCTTGCAGGCCGCCATCGAAGGCCATGGCGTGGCGCTCGCTCGCAGCGTGATGGCGAACGACGATCTCGCAACCGGGCGGCTCGTCCGGTTGTTCCCCGAGATCGAGTTCGCCTCCCCCATGGCGTATTACGTCGTATACCGCGCCGATTGCTCCGGCTTGCCGAAGCTCGTCGCCTTTCGCGATTGGCTGCTCGACGAGGCTGCCGCGTTACCGGGAGAACGCTCCCATTGA
- a CDS encoding amino acid ABC transporter ATP-binding protein yields the protein MIDIDNVSKWYGQHRVLDRCTTAVQKGEVVVVCGPSGSGKSTLIKTINGLEGFQQGAITVDGVSVGRSKADLASLRTRVGMVFQHFELFPHMSILANLTLAQMKVLRRSREESDAKAMMLLERVGLASHAHKYPGQMSGGQQQRVAIARALSMDPAAILFDEPTSALDPEMINEVLDVMIELAQEGMTMVCVTHEMGFARKVADRVLFMDAGAIVEDCEKDRFFDLPRSERARDFLAKVLH from the coding sequence ATGATCGACATCGACAATGTTTCGAAGTGGTACGGCCAGCATCGCGTATTGGATCGCTGCACAACGGCCGTTCAAAAAGGCGAGGTGGTGGTCGTCTGTGGGCCTTCGGGATCGGGGAAATCGACGCTCATCAAGACCATCAATGGCCTGGAAGGCTTTCAGCAGGGGGCGATCACCGTCGATGGCGTGAGCGTTGGCCGATCGAAAGCGGACCTCGCTTCATTGCGCACGCGAGTTGGGATGGTTTTTCAGCATTTCGAACTGTTTCCTCACATGAGCATTCTCGCGAACCTCACGCTGGCGCAGATGAAGGTTCTTCGCCGCTCCCGCGAGGAATCCGATGCGAAGGCGATGATGCTGCTCGAACGGGTGGGGCTCGCATCGCACGCGCACAAGTACCCGGGGCAGATGTCGGGCGGGCAGCAGCAGCGTGTGGCCATCGCACGCGCGTTGTCGATGGACCCGGCGGCCATTCTGTTCGACGAGCCGACGTCGGCGCTCGATCCCGAAATGATCAACGAAGTGTTGGACGTGATGATCGAGCTGGCGCAAGAAGGCATGACGATGGTTTGCGTGACGCACGAAATGGGCTTCGCGCGCAAGGTCGCCGATCGTGTCCTCTTCATGGACGCGGGCGCGATCGTGGAGGACTGCGAGAAGGACCGCTTTTTCGACCTGCCGCGATCCGAACGCGCCCGCGATTTTCTCGCCAAAGTGCTGCACTGA
- a CDS encoding amino acid ABC transporter permease, with protein MDRFGLVVNSAPVLMMGALLTVKFAVAAMAFGLAAGAFTAVLRISGNRGLDRLAQAYVSVMRGTPLLVQMFVVYYGLPDLGVSLSPTTAGILTLTLNAGAYLSESMRGAILGIPRGQWSASHSLGLTYFQTLRYVVGPQALRLAVPSMGNTLISLIKDTSLVSVITVTELLRSAQEVIATTFQPLPLYLAAAALYWVLSSLLAAVQNRLEGRLALQGRH; from the coding sequence ATGGATCGATTCGGATTGGTGGTCAATTCGGCCCCTGTGTTGATGATGGGGGCACTTTTGACCGTGAAGTTCGCGGTTGCGGCGATGGCCTTCGGGCTCGCGGCAGGCGCGTTCACCGCGGTACTGCGAATCAGCGGCAATCGCGGCCTGGACCGGCTCGCGCAAGCATACGTCAGTGTGATGCGCGGCACGCCGCTTCTGGTTCAGATGTTCGTCGTCTACTACGGCTTGCCTGATCTCGGGGTCTCGCTGTCGCCGACGACTGCGGGCATCCTGACACTGACGCTGAATGCGGGGGCCTATCTTTCCGAGAGCATGCGCGGCGCGATTCTCGGCATCCCGCGCGGCCAATGGAGTGCATCGCATAGCCTGGGGCTGACCTATTTCCAGACGCTGAGATATGTGGTCGGCCCGCAGGCGCTGCGTCTTGCGGTGCCATCCATGGGCAATACGCTGATCAGCCTGATCAAGGATACGTCGCTGGTTTCCGTGATCACGGTGACGGAGTTGCTTCGCTCCGCGCAGGAGGTGATTGCAACGACGTTTCAGCCGTTGCCGTTGTACCTCGCGGCGGCCGCGCTGTATTGGGTGCTGAGCTCGCTGCTGGCGGCGGTTCAGAATCGGCTGGAAGGACGCCTCGCCTTGCAGGGTCGTCACTAG
- a CDS encoding flavin monoamine oxidase family protein yields the protein MLVERTPHDPPLRMRGYASSPRAMRLKGGMGALIAALQRTLTPGRLVTGRNVRQVRRMERHIELDAEDAQGRFSTHRAAAVLLAIPPRLATATIEFVPALPSALWRGWTDTATWMAPHAKYVAVYDASFWRDRGLSGEARSAVGPLAEIHDASMPGGDAALFGFLGLPARTRGRLSDDELRKQCRAQLARMFGAQASHPRVEIVKDWAEDPLTATGSDRDVGPEHPAAPAAMAESGVWRHVLIGVASEWSLRFPGYVAGAIDAASTGMSALPGLASFDAIAAHR from the coding sequence ATGCTCGTCGAGCGCACGCCGCACGATCCGCCCTTGCGCATGCGTGGCTACGCATCGTCGCCTCGCGCCATGCGTCTCAAGGGGGGCATGGGCGCATTGATCGCTGCTTTGCAGCGGACGCTGACACCGGGGCGGCTCGTGACCGGCCGGAACGTGCGGCAGGTGCGCCGCATGGAGCGCCATATCGAACTGGACGCGGAGGATGCTCAAGGGCGGTTCTCGACTCATCGAGCCGCGGCGGTACTGCTTGCCATACCGCCGCGGCTCGCGACGGCCACCATCGAATTCGTGCCCGCGTTGCCGAGTGCGTTGTGGCGCGGCTGGACCGACACTGCAACGTGGATGGCACCCCACGCCAAGTACGTGGCCGTCTACGACGCTTCGTTCTGGCGAGATCGGGGCCTCTCCGGCGAGGCGCGAAGCGCCGTTGGTCCGCTGGCGGAGATTCACGACGCGTCGATGCCCGGCGGCGACGCGGCACTATTTGGCTTTCTGGGGCTGCCTGCTCGAACGCGCGGGCGCCTGAGTGACGACGAACTGCGCAAACAATGCCGGGCGCAGTTGGCGCGGATGTTCGGTGCACAGGCGTCGCACCCTCGCGTGGAAATCGTCAAGGATTGGGCGGAGGACCCGCTGACAGCGACCGGGAGCGATCGGGACGTGGGACCTGAACATCCGGCCGCGCCGGCGGCAATGGCCGAGTCCGGTGTTTGGCGGCATGTGCTGATCGGCGTCGCAAGCGAGTGGTCGCTGCGGTTTCCGGGCTATGTGGCAGGCGCCATCGATGCGGCGAGCACGGGCATGAGCGCGTTGCCGGGTCTTGCCTCGTTCGATGCGATTGCGGCCCATCGGTAA